Proteins encoded together in one Cervus canadensis isolate Bull #8, Minnesota chromosome 7, ASM1932006v1, whole genome shotgun sequence window:
- the SLC19A1 gene encoding reduced folate transporter isoform X2 — MALSGPEVEKQAPEEPQPGREQQSWWCLVSFLCFYGFMAQMRPGESFITPYLLGPDKNFTQTQVTNEITPVLSYSNLAVLVPIFLLTDYLCYKPVLLLQGLSYVSVWLLLLFGSTVLHMQFMEFFFSITMAARIAYSSYIFSLVPPARYQQMASYSRASVLLGVFTSSVLGQLLVTMGRVPFSTLNYISLAFLTFSLVLALFLKRPKRSLFFNRGAPVRAGAAPSELDQMNPGQAQAAGAKRGWPPAAWRDSTFVRMLGELGRVVQLPQLRLWSLWWVFNSAGYYLIVYYVHILWKVVNPTTDTTRVYNGGADAASTLLGALTSFAAGFVKIRWVLWARLVIAVVTLLQAGLVFLMYKTDNIWLCYVAFVLFRGSYQFLVPIATFQIAASLSQELRALVFGINTFLATVLKTIITLIVSDKRGLGLPVHSQAFLQWVLLMGQLSVGADESGAPGLTDLGACQPLSRPLPPSSPLSPEKNMRPGTRSGWTPGAPARAGPLIPHLLRLLPAALRRLLPCRRAGGPAPLRTEPPPAPAACPGAGESRAREGHAGRSPAPSPRGWCACCVRPRCDLS; from the exons TCCTGGTGGTGCCTGGTGTCCTTCCTCTGCTTCTACGGCTTCATGGCCCAGATGCGGCCTGGGGAGAGCTTCATCACGCCTTACCTCCTGGGCCCCGACAAGAACTTCACGCAGACACAG GTCACCAACGAGATCACGCCGGTGCTGTCCTACTCGAACCTGGCCGTGCTGGTGCCCATCTTCTTGCTGACCGACTACCTCTGCTACAAGCCGGTGCTGCTGCTGCAGGGCCTGAGCTACGTGTCTGTGTGGCTCCTGCTGCTGTTTGGCTCGACGGTGTTGCACatgcagttcatggagttcttcttcagcatcaccaTGGCTGCCCGCATCGCCTACTCCTCCTACATCTTCTCGCTGGTGCCCCCTGCCCGCTACCAGCAAATGGCCAGCTACTCGCGGGCCTCGGTGCTGCTGGGCGTCTTCACCAGCTCGGTGCTGGGCCAGCTGCTGGTCACCATGGGCAGGGTCCCCTTCTCCACGCTCAACTACATCTCGCTGGCCTTCCTCACCTTCAGCCTAGTGCTGGCGCTCTTCCTGAAGCGCCCCAAGCGCAGCCTCTTCTTCAACCGCGGAGCGCCCGTGCGTGCCGGGGCGGCGCCCTCCGAGCTGGACCAGATGAACCCGGGCCAGGCGCAGGCCGCGGGCGCGAAGCGGGGCTGGCCGCCGGCCGCCTGGCGGGACTCGACGTTCGTGCGCATGCTCGGAGAGCTGGGCCGCGTGGTGCAGCTGCCGCAGCTGCGCCTCTGGTCTCTCTGGTGGGTCTTCAACTCCGCCGGCTACTACCTGATCGTCTACTACGTGCACATCCTGTGGAAAGTGGTCAACCCCACCACGGACACCACCAGGGTCTACAACGGCGGGGCGGACGCCGCCTCCACGCTGCTAG GTGCCCTCACCTCCTTCGCCGCGGGCTTCGTGAAGATCCGCTGGGTGCTGTGGGCCAGGCTGGTCATCGCGGTGGTGACGCTGCTGCAGGCGGGGCTGGTGTTCCTCATGTACAAGACCGACAACATTTGGTTGTGCTACGTGGCCTTCGTGCTCTTCCGCGGCTCCTACCAGTTCCTGGTACCCATCGCCAC TTTTCAGATCGCGGCTTCTCTTTCTCAAGAGCTCCGCGCCCTGGTCTTTGGCATCAACACATTCCTCGCCACCGTTCTCAAGACCATCATCACCCTCATCGTCTCCGACAAGCGAGGCCTGGGCCTCCCGGTCCACTCTCAG GCCTTCCTGCAATGGGTCCTGCTCATGGGACAGCTCTCTGTGGGGGCAGACGAGAGCGGAGCTCCAGGGTTGACTGACCTTGGTGCCTGTCAGCCCCTTTCCCGACCCCTCCCTCCATCCAGTCCTCTGTCTCCCGAGAAGAACATGAGACCTGGGACACGCTCAGGCTGGACTCCCGGTGCCCCGGCCAGGGCAGGACCTCTGA TTCCTCATCTACTTCGTCTACTTCCTGCTGCTCTTCGCCGCCTACTTCCTTGCCGCCGTGCTGGTGGGCCTGCGCCACTTCGAACAGAGCCGCCACCAGCCCCTGCCGCCTGCCCAGGAGCTGGTGAGTCCCGTGCAAGAGAAGGTCACGCAGGACGGAGCCCCGCTCCCAGCCCCAGAGGATGGTGTGCTTGCTGTGTGAGGCCAAGGTGTGACCTCAGCTGA